One window of Triticum dicoccoides isolate Atlit2015 ecotype Zavitan chromosome 5A, WEW_v2.0, whole genome shotgun sequence genomic DNA carries:
- the LOC119301103 gene encoding calmodulin-binding receptor-like cytoplasmic kinase 3 encodes MLVNFTVQFVVPMSPLVHLLALLFLLCSSLALASGSEPTLSWACGDEQASILETSDGRQNLSINGVLVKDRAQGCDRLRSYFGSGCLSCDERSQSWRSAWMRYCGDDGSQSSYVTSTPNIPRRLLKQSSENGAKAEDDPCRNMGLHENKHDANDSSEKEDPLLAVPGVLLICCGLMLPCFHAERKEGRRHNTTSIQRNAVDSLSSFDVSTSSEKIPPTPHRIPPSPSRFAPSPHIARVGSVDLSVQQILRATQNFSHSFKLGEGGFGTVYRAVLSDGQVVAVKRAKKDQFAGPSDEFSNEVELLAKIDHRNLVRLLGYTDKGNERIIITEYVPNGTLREHLDGQHGRTLDFNQRLEIAIDIAHALTYLHLYAEKTIIHRDVKSSNILLTDSYRAKVSDFGFARSGPSDTEKTHISTKVKGTAGYLDPEYLRTYQLTPKSDVFSFGILLVEIISARRPVELKRAAEERITIRWTFKKFNEGNMREILDPLLEDRVDDEVLEKLLSLAFQCAAPTREDRPTMKEVGEQLWEIRKEYGKSVRRA; translated from the exons ATGCTTGTGAATTTTACGGTCCAGTTCGTTGTGCCGATGTCTCCTCTGGTCCATCTGCTCGCTCTGCTCTTCCTTCTCTGCTCGTCTCTGGCTTTGGCTTCCGGGTCCGAGCCAACCCTTTCATGGGCCTGTGGAGATGAACAAGCTTCCATCTTGGAGACCTCTGATGGCCGTCAAAACCTGTCCATCAATGGGGTTTTGGTGAAGGACCGTGCTCAAGGCTGCGACAGGCTCCGGTCCTACTTTGGGAGTGGTTGCCTCAGCTGCGATGAGCGGTCGCAATCTTGGAGGAGTGCGTGGATGCGCTACTGTGGCGATGATGGGAGTCAATCGAGCTATG TAACTTCAACTCCAAACATACCAAGGAGGCTTTTGAAGCAGTCGTCAGAGAATGGCGCAAAAGCTGAAGATGACCCATGTAGGAACATGGGTCTACACGAAAATAAACATGATGCCAATGATTCTTCCGAAAAAGAGGATCCTCTGTTGGCTGTGCCAGGTGTGCTTCTCATATGCTGTGGTCTCATGCTCCCATGTTTTCACGCCGAAAGAAAAGAAGGAAGAAGACACAATACTACATCCATTCAGCGCAATGCTG TTGATTCTCTTTCATCCTTCGACGTAAGCACATCATCCGAGAAGATCCCACCAACTCCACATCGAATACCTCCAAGCCCATCTAGATTCGCACCGTCTCCACATATTGCTCGAGTTGGATCTGTTGACTTAAGTGTCCAGCAGATTCTCAGGGCGACTCAGAATTTCTCACATTCATTTAAATTGGGTGAAGGAGGATTTGGGACTGTCTACAGGGCTGTATTGTCAGATGGCCAGGTTGTTGCAGTCAAGAGAGCTAAAAAG GATCAGTTTGCGGGTCCCAGTGATGAGTTCAGCAATGAAGTAGAACTGCTTGCTAAGATTGACCACCGGAATTTGGTGAGATTACTGGGTTATACTGATAAAGGAAATGAGCGGATTATTATCACTGAGTATGTTCCAAATGGCACTTTGAGAGAACATCTCGATG GCCAACATGGCAGAACCCTGGATTTTAATCAACGCCTAGAAATTGCGATTGATATTGCTCATGCACTCACTTATCTCCATCTATATGCAG AGAAGACAATAATCCATCGCGATGTGAAGTCATCAAATATACTTCTAACAGACAGCTACCGGGCCAAGGTGTCGGACTTCGGGTTTGCTAGAAGTGGCCCTAGTGACACAGAGAAGACACACATCTCCACGAAagtgaaaggaactgctggctaccTGGACCCTGAGTACCTAAGAACGTACCAGCTCACTCCTAAAAGTGATGTCTTCTCTTTTGGCATACTTCTTGTAGAAATTATTTCTGCCCGTCGACCTGTAGAGCTGAAGCGGGCCGCTGAAGAGAGGATTACTATCAGATGG ACTTTCAAGAAATTCAATGAAGGCAACATGAGAGAGATACTGGACCCGCTGCTGGAAGACCGCGTGGACGATGAGGTGTTGGAGAAGCTTCTGAGTTTGGCGTTCCAGTGCGCCGCTCCCACGCGGGAGGACCGTCCGACCATGAAGGAGGTCGGGGAGCAGCTGTGGGAGATCAGGAAAGAGTATGGGAAGAGCGTCAGGAGAGCGTGA